One part of the Vicia villosa cultivar HV-30 ecotype Madison, WI linkage group LG6, Vvil1.0, whole genome shotgun sequence genome encodes these proteins:
- the LOC131612553 gene encoding uncharacterized protein LOC131612553, translating to MDEDGKRMEEGLNAKDDDVLKKEETSNINEDVNIDEHETNIMVKQKTKRIATLDAFRGLTLVIMILVDKAGGVYPSINHAPWNGCALSDFVMPSFLFMVGVSIALALKRVEKIKYVVKKIMVRTLQLLFWGILLQGGFSHAPDDLSYGVNLKFIRWCGILQRIGFVYCVVALIETFTTKLRPTTLTSGRIAIFKAYKWQWFGGFMAFLIYMITTFTLYVPDWSFVDHIIGDEPKRYTVKCGVRGHLGPGCNAVGYVDRQVLGVNHFYSHRVWRKLKECTFNAPYKGPLREDAPSWCLAPSEPEGLLSSISAILSGTIGIHYGHVLIHFKGHSERLKHWVSMGFVLLIIAIILHFSNAIPINKQLYSISYVCLTAGVAGIVFSVLYILIDVWGFRTPFLFLEWMGMNSMLVFAMAAQGIFEGFVNGWYYEDPNNSLVHWIKKHVFVNVWKSESVGTLLYVIFAEITFWAVVAGVLHKLKIYWKL from the exons ATGGATGAAGATGGTAAGAGAATGGAAGAAGGACTCAATGCTAAAGATGATGATGTGTTGAAGAAGGAAGAAACAAGCAACATCAATGAAGATGTTAATATTGATGAGCATGAGACAAACATAATGGTTAAGCAAAAGACAAAAAGGATTGCAACACTCGATGCATTTAGGGGCCTTACCTTAGTG ATAATGATACTGGTAGACAAAGCTGGTGGAGTTTATCCAAGCATCAATCACGCGCCGTGGAATGGATGTGCTTTGTCTGATTTTGTTATGCCTTCCTTTCTTTTTATGGTTGGTGTTTCCATAGCCCTTGCACTAAAGAGAGTAGAGAAGATAAAATATGTTGTGAAGAAGATAATGGTAAGGACATTGCAGCTTCTGTTTTGGGGTATACTTTTGCAAG GTGGATTTTCTCATGCCCCTGATGACCTGTCTTATGGAGTCAACTTGAAATTCATTAGATGGTGTGGCATTCTTCag AGAATAGGTTTTGTGTATTGTGTTGTGGCTCTAATAGAGACATTTACCACAAAGCTTAGACCCACTACCTTGACTTCTGGACGCATAGCCATTTTCAAAGCCTATAAATGGCAATG GTTTGGAGGCTTTATGGCATTTCTCATTTACATGATCACAACTTTCACACTCTACGTTCCAGATTGGAGTTTTGTAGATCATATTATCGGTGACGAACCAAAGCGATACACA GTCAAATGTGGGGTGAGAGGACACCTTGGCCCTGGATGTAACGCTGTTGGATATGTGGATAGGCAAGTTCTGGGAGTTAACCATTTTTATTCGCATCGTGTTTGGAGAAAGCTGAAG GAATGCACATTCAATGCACCATATAAAGGTCCACTTCGTGAAGATGCTCCAAGTTGGTGTCTAGCTCCCTCTGAGCCTGAGGGCTTGTTGAG TTCCATATCAGCAATCCTCTCTGGCACCATAGGCATCCATTACGGGCACGTCTTGATTCATTTCAAG GGTCATTCAGAGAGGCTCAAACATTGGGTCTCGATGGGGTTTGTGTTACTCATAATCGCCATTATCCTTCACTTTTCAAATG CTATCCCAATTAACAAGCAACTTTATAGCATCAGCTACGTTTGTTTGACAGCCGGAGTAGCTGGAATTGTCTTCTCTGTTCTCTACATATTG ATAGATGTTTGGGGGTTCCGTACTCCATTCTTGTTCTTGGAATGGATGGGAATGAATTCTATGTTAGTGTTTGCGATGGCAGCTCAAGGCATTTTTGAAGGATTTGTAAATGGATGGTATTATGAAGATCCAAATAACTCACTA GTACATTGGATCAAGAAACATGTGTTTGTGAATGTTTGGAAGTCAGAGAGTGTGGGAACTCTCTTGTATGTTATCTTTGCAGAAATTACTTTCTGGGCAGTTGTTGCTGGCGTGTTGCACAAGTTAAAGATATACTGGAAACTGTAA